From Pseudonocardia autotrophica, one genomic window encodes:
- a CDS encoding AMP-binding protein: protein MSDEPRIWTGEESRTHGEVQGRAARLATGLRAAGVGAGDRIALLMRNETAFLEVTLAAGRIGAVPVPLNWHWTGDDLAHALENSRSRLAVVHGDLLPVVAAQAPDLSIIEAVEPDAVRAAYRLPTRPPTRRVPTLEDLIGANEPWTEQAPPAPMAVIYTSGTTGSAKGVLRDPIPPRDRPTALANVASLFHLREGATTLVPAPLYHSAPNAHAVFSLAMGMDVHVMPRFDAEGFLRLVEQHRVTTVQMVPTMFVRLLQLPEPVRRSYDLSSLTAIVHAAAPCPPQVKAAMIDWLGPIVHEYYGGAEIGAFTACDSTEALTRPGTVGRPVLDADVRILDEHGTELPTGEDGIVYGRPFSGWPDFTYIDDDAKRRGMEQEGYLTLGDIGHLDVDGYLYLADRQNDMVISGGVNIYPAEIEACLHDLDGVADVAVFGIPDSDMGEAIAAHVQPLPGATLAAEDIRDHVSSRLARYKVPREVVLVEELPREDTGKIFKRLLKEKYLSPDRPLTDRSST from the coding sequence ATGTCCGACGAGCCGAGGATCTGGACCGGCGAGGAGTCCCGCACGCACGGCGAGGTGCAGGGCCGTGCCGCACGGCTGGCGACGGGCCTCCGCGCAGCGGGGGTCGGTGCGGGAGACCGCATCGCGCTGCTCATGCGGAACGAGACCGCGTTCCTCGAGGTCACCCTCGCGGCCGGGCGCATCGGCGCGGTACCGGTCCCGCTCAACTGGCACTGGACCGGAGACGATCTCGCGCACGCGCTGGAGAACAGCCGGTCCCGCCTGGCCGTCGTGCACGGCGATCTCCTGCCGGTGGTGGCCGCGCAGGCACCCGACCTGTCGATCATCGAGGCCGTCGAGCCGGACGCGGTCCGCGCCGCGTACCGGCTGCCGACGCGGCCGCCGACCCGCCGGGTGCCGACGCTCGAGGATCTGATCGGCGCCAACGAGCCATGGACCGAGCAGGCCCCACCGGCACCGATGGCCGTGATCTACACCTCGGGCACGACCGGATCCGCGAAGGGCGTCCTCCGGGATCCCATCCCACCCCGGGACCGGCCGACCGCGCTGGCGAACGTGGCCTCGTTGTTCCATCTCCGCGAGGGAGCAACGACGCTCGTCCCGGCGCCGCTGTACCACTCGGCGCCCAATGCGCACGCGGTGTTCTCCCTGGCGATGGGGATGGACGTGCACGTCATGCCCCGGTTCGACGCCGAGGGGTTCCTCCGGCTGGTCGAACAGCACCGGGTGACGACGGTGCAGATGGTGCCGACGATGTTCGTCCGCCTCCTCCAGCTGCCGGAACCGGTTCGCCGCTCGTACGACCTGTCGTCGCTGACCGCGATCGTCCACGCCGCCGCACCGTGCCCACCGCAGGTCAAGGCAGCCATGATCGACTGGCTGGGACCGATCGTCCACGAGTACTACGGCGGCGCGGAGATCGGCGCCTTCACCGCCTGCGACTCGACCGAGGCCCTGACCCGCCCGGGCACCGTCGGGCGACCGGTGCTGGACGCCGACGTGCGCATCCTCGACGAGCACGGCACCGAGCTACCGACCGGCGAGGACGGCATCGTCTACGGCAGACCGTTCTCCGGATGGCCCGACTTCACCTATATCGACGACGACGCCAAACGCCGGGGCATGGAGCAAGAGGGCTACCTCACCCTGGGCGACATCGGGCATCTCGACGTGGACGGCTACCTCTATCTCGCCGACCGGCAGAACGACATGGTCATCTCCGGCGGGGTGAACATCTACCCGGCCGAGATCGAGGCATGCCTGCACGATCTCGACGGAGTCGCCGACGTCGCCGTCTTCGGCATCCCGGATTCCGACATGGGCGAGGCGATCGCCGCCCACGTCCAGCCCCTCCCCGGGGCGACGCTCGCGGCCGAGGACATCCGTGACCACGTCTCCTCGCGTCTGGCGCGCTACAAGGTGCCGCGCGAGGTCGTCCTCGTCGAGGAGCTCCCCCGCGAGGACACCGGCAAGATCTTCAAACGCCTGCTCAAGGAGAAGTACCTGTCCCCGGACCGCCCGCTCACCGACCGGAGCTCGACGTGA
- a CDS encoding NmrA/HSCARG family protein, which yields MIDHAKKTIVVLGATGQQGGSVAAALRTDHWTVRALVRDPSSRRARSLADAGVETVPGDLADADTLRAAFVGAHGVFSVQPNSGQAGAVVTDDDEVRFGTTVGDIAEESGIAHLIYSSTAAAGPTSTGVAHLDTKSRVEAHLQTLGVATTVVRPATFMELLLGPGTGLDRGGLSFLTSPDRTHQFIAVRDIGRIVAGAFGAPGHYAGRTLDIAGDALTGRELAAKLTRAAGRPIGYTRLPASLRQQDEVLGRLAVLAEDGRLAGAADLDTLRAAFPDLLTFDRWLAGPGSRRLEEALRTSETAH from the coding sequence ATGATCGATCACGCGAAGAAGACCATCGTCGTCCTGGGCGCCACCGGACAACAGGGAGGATCGGTCGCCGCGGCGCTGCGGACCGACCACTGGACGGTGCGCGCGCTCGTCCGCGACCCCTCGAGCCGCCGGGCACGGTCGCTCGCCGACGCGGGTGTCGAGACCGTGCCCGGCGATCTCGCCGATGCGGACACGCTCCGCGCCGCCTTCGTCGGCGCACACGGCGTGTTCAGCGTTCAGCCGAACTCGGGCCAGGCCGGCGCCGTGGTGACCGACGACGACGAGGTCCGCTTCGGCACGACGGTCGGCGACATCGCCGAGGAGAGTGGTATCGCCCATCTCATCTACAGCTCCACGGCCGCCGCCGGACCGACCTCCACCGGCGTCGCCCACCTCGACACCAAGAGCCGCGTCGAGGCCCACCTGCAGACTCTGGGTGTTGCCACCACGGTCGTGCGGCCGGCCACCTTCATGGAGCTCCTGCTCGGCCCGGGAACCGGGCTCGACCGGGGAGGCCTGAGCTTCCTGACCAGTCCTGACCGGACTCACCAGTTCATCGCCGTGCGCGACATCGGCCGGATCGTCGCCGGGGCCTTCGGGGCCCCCGGCCACTACGCGGGCCGCACCCTGGACATCGCGGGCGACGCTCTGACCGGCCGCGAGCTCGCCGCGAAGCTGACACGGGCCGCGGGACGGCCGATCGGCTACACCCGCCTTCCGGCCTCGCTGCGGCAGCAGGACGAGGTCCTCGGGCGGCTGGCGGTTCTGGCGGAGGACGGCAGGCTGGCCGGAGCTGCCGACCTGGACACGTTGCGCGCTGCCTTCCCCGACCTGCTGACCTTCGATCGCTGGCTGGCAGGACCCGGATCCCGCCGGCTCGAGGAAGCACTCCGCACCTCCGAAACCGCGCACTGA
- a CDS encoding polysaccharide deacetylase family protein, which produces MSKRMIDAFAAHGVPGVYAFNGTMPTEARPADLDILDDWCAAGHHVGNHTHQHISLNWLDTDTYIKDIDASERILRRWIDAAPTRYFRYAFAMEGDTVDKTREVQAHLTRTGFLSSPVTLWFWDAQFMAAHNRAVSLGDHEAVRWLEDKLVDTAVDQVRNQAAATAAALGRSPAHILLVHGTAVAGATLDRILGRLASHGVLFVTSEEAMADPANVIGPQLTTRRFRNFSQKWAELSGTTVADAPPAVLDDLDNTAYIEGMSFNELLGRAMTDWGTRIPFTPVASDFH; this is translated from the coding sequence GTGTCGAAGCGGATGATCGATGCGTTCGCCGCGCACGGAGTCCCCGGGGTCTACGCGTTCAACGGCACGATGCCGACCGAGGCCAGGCCCGCCGATCTCGACATCCTCGACGACTGGTGCGCAGCGGGTCATCACGTCGGCAACCACACCCACCAGCACATCAGCCTGAACTGGCTGGACACCGATACCTACATCAAGGACATCGACGCGAGCGAGCGGATCCTCCGGCGGTGGATCGACGCCGCTCCCACGCGCTACTTCCGGTACGCCTTTGCGATGGAGGGTGACACCGTCGACAAGACCCGCGAGGTCCAGGCGCACCTGACCAGGACCGGATTCCTGTCCTCACCGGTGACGCTGTGGTTCTGGGACGCCCAGTTCATGGCGGCCCACAACCGTGCGGTGTCGCTGGGAGACCACGAGGCGGTGCGGTGGTTGGAGGACAAGCTCGTCGACACCGCGGTGGACCAGGTCCGCAACCAGGCAGCGGCCACCGCCGCAGCGCTGGGTCGTTCACCCGCACACATCCTGCTCGTCCACGGCACAGCCGTGGCCGGTGCGACGCTCGACCGCATCCTCGGACGGCTCGCCTCCCACGGCGTGCTCTTCGTGACCTCCGAGGAGGCCATGGCCGATCCCGCCAACGTGATCGGCCCACAGCTCACGACCCGTCGGTTCCGCAACTTCAGCCAGAAATGGGCCGAGCTGTCCGGCACCACCGTCGCCGACGCTCCCCCGGCCGTGCTCGACGACCTCGACAACACCGCCTACATCGAGGGCATGAGCTTCAACGAGCTGCTGGGACGGGCGATGACCGACTGGGGCACGCGAATCCCGTTCACGCCGGTGGCGTCCGACTTCCACTGA
- the mhpA gene encoding bifunctional 3-(3-hydroxy-phenyl)propionate/3-hydroxycinnamic acid hydroxylase MhpA, whose product MEHVPVVVVGCGPTGASAAIMLGRRGIGTLVLERWPEVYPLPRAVHFDDEVFRVFASMGLQEQVRAISRPAPGMRLTDWRQNVLADFRRDTTGRVHGYPEANMFDQPDLEGVLREALTGYECVRFEGGVEVVEITQVHGDAGPVRVRYRDTATGTVHEVSADAVLGCDGANSTTRSAVGAQMEDLGFEQRWLVVDVESPEPLDLYDGVQQVCDNHRAATFMQVTPTRYRWEFQLRPDELPGDGDDAMVLELTRPWLADADPDRLTFLRRTTYTFRGVVADRWRNGRLFLLGDAAHQTPPFIGQGMCAGIRDAANLVWKLALVLTGRAEDRILDTYEAERRPYARHAVRLAISVGTLMTGGPAPATRARNAAIRTISRFLGAEDKLVAKQWPTFGPGPLVHDAGRRGKRTGDVFGQPHIGGTRLDDLTGEGWAIVHRGPDRTAAFDPETRAFFEELGAGVVRVSDTDTAALALLDHLRADAVLLRPDRIVAAAADTPDLRVWRRRLVAAGIALTR is encoded by the coding sequence ATGGAGCACGTGCCCGTCGTGGTCGTCGGATGCGGCCCCACCGGCGCCAGCGCGGCGATCATGCTCGGGCGGCGCGGCATCGGCACGCTCGTCCTGGAACGCTGGCCCGAGGTCTACCCGCTGCCCCGCGCCGTCCACTTCGACGACGAGGTCTTCCGCGTCTTCGCGTCGATGGGACTCCAGGAGCAGGTCCGGGCGATCTCCCGGCCCGCCCCGGGCATGCGCCTGACCGACTGGCGGCAGAACGTGCTCGCCGACTTCCGTCGCGACACGACCGGGCGCGTGCACGGCTACCCCGAGGCGAACATGTTCGACCAGCCCGACCTGGAGGGCGTGCTGCGCGAGGCCCTCACCGGGTACGAGTGCGTCCGCTTCGAGGGCGGTGTCGAGGTCGTCGAGATCACGCAGGTCCACGGCGACGCCGGGCCGGTGCGCGTGCGCTACCGCGACACCGCCACCGGAACCGTGCACGAGGTCTCCGCCGATGCGGTGCTGGGCTGCGACGGCGCCAACAGCACGACCCGCTCCGCGGTCGGTGCGCAGATGGAGGACCTCGGCTTCGAGCAGCGGTGGCTCGTCGTCGACGTCGAGTCCCCGGAGCCGCTCGACCTCTACGACGGCGTGCAGCAGGTCTGCGACAACCACCGCGCCGCCACGTTCATGCAGGTCACCCCGACGCGGTACCGCTGGGAGTTCCAGCTGCGGCCCGACGAGCTGCCCGGGGACGGCGACGACGCGATGGTCCTCGAGCTCACCCGGCCATGGTTGGCCGACGCCGACCCCGACCGGCTGACCTTCCTGCGCCGGACCACCTACACCTTCCGCGGCGTCGTGGCCGACCGGTGGCGCAACGGACGGCTGTTCCTGCTCGGCGACGCCGCGCACCAGACCCCGCCGTTCATCGGCCAGGGGATGTGCGCGGGCATCCGCGACGCGGCCAACCTCGTCTGGAAGCTCGCCCTTGTCCTCACCGGACGGGCCGAGGACCGGATCCTCGACACCTACGAGGCCGAGCGCCGCCCGTACGCCCGCCACGCGGTCCGGCTCGCCATCTCGGTCGGCACCCTGATGACCGGTGGCCCGGCGCCGGCGACCCGCGCGCGCAACGCCGCGATCCGCACGATCAGCCGGTTCCTCGGGGCCGAGGACAAGCTCGTCGCGAAGCAGTGGCCGACCTTCGGACCCGGCCCGCTCGTGCACGACGCCGGCCGGCGCGGCAAGCGCACCGGTGACGTGTTCGGCCAGCCGCACATCGGCGGCACGCGCCTGGACGACCTGACCGGGGAGGGCTGGGCGATCGTGCACCGCGGCCCGGACCGCACCGCCGCGTTCGATCCGGAGACCAGGGCGTTCTTCGAGGAGCTCGGCGCCGGCGTCGTGCGCGTGTCCGACACCGACACCGCGGCGCTGGCCCTGCTCGACCACCTGCGCGCCGACGCCGTGCTGCTGCGCCCGGACCGCATCGTTGCGGCCGCCGCCGACACTCCCGACCTCCGTGTGTGGCGCCGCCGGCTCGTCGCCGCGGGTATCGCACTCACCCGCTGA
- a CDS encoding TetR/AcrR family transcriptional regulator: MGGVVEPANRQGRRKARTRAALVGAARQLLSTRHPAEISIQEITDLADVGFGSLYGHFQSKTELFEVAVAEVLDEHGALLEVALADIEDPAEVFAAGVRLTGRLPRSYPQIAEITMRTGLDYLHSPSGIGPRALRDLERAHAAGRLRLEDPELALHCTAGSLIAALHLVSRDPQQADRIADELAVTMLRMFGMDDGEAREVVGRPLPTVPQDLPA, translated from the coding sequence ATGGGTGGTGTGGTGGAACCGGCGAACCGTCAGGGTCGGCGCAAGGCGCGCACGCGTGCCGCGCTGGTCGGCGCGGCTCGGCAGCTGCTCTCGACGCGGCACCCTGCGGAGATCAGCATCCAGGAGATCACCGACCTCGCCGACGTCGGTTTCGGTTCCCTCTACGGCCACTTCCAGTCCAAGACGGAGTTGTTCGAGGTCGCCGTCGCCGAGGTCCTCGACGAGCATGGAGCGTTGCTGGAGGTCGCCCTGGCCGACATCGAGGACCCGGCCGAGGTCTTCGCCGCGGGCGTCCGCCTGACCGGTCGCCTGCCCCGCAGCTATCCGCAGATCGCGGAGATCACCATGCGGACCGGCCTGGACTACCTGCACTCGCCGAGCGGGATCGGGCCGCGCGCCCTGCGTGATCTCGAGCGCGCGCACGCCGCGGGCCGGTTGCGGCTCGAGGACCCGGAGCTGGCACTGCATTGCACCGCGGGGTCGCTGATCGCCGCACTCCACCTCGTCTCCCGCGATCCGCAGCAGGCCGACCGGATCGCCGACGAGCTCGCGGTCACCATGTTGCGGATGTTCGGGATGGACGACGGAGAGGCCCGCGAGGTCGTGGGGCGCCCGCTGCCCACGGTGCCGCAGGACCTGCCGGCCTGA
- a CDS encoding VOC family protein: MTAQAESDRPDAHGDVHDGLHSEQGAIRGDRPHRATNPVIKVEDIAWLEFEKPDLDAAERFAHDFGFVTAARTADTLHLRGALAGTQCVVIRRGRGSRFVGPTFRAADVADVHRLAKATNGAAYELREPGGGVGVDLVDPSGVPLRVVAGVAELPALPLQRPLTVNAGGAVERANATQRPPREPARIERLGHVVLESARFTQALDWYQQHLGLIVSDFLYFPGQRDRGPTMAFIRCDRGATPTDHHTLAMTLGPGRTYIHSAYQVADLDALAAGGEYLTEHRYKRSWGIGRHIEGSQIFDYWRDPDGFLVEHFTDGDMFDNTLEPGWTPMTASGLAQWGPAVTRDFLEVNPSMIKQIVSALTAGDNEFTARRLLGMISMSRS; the protein is encoded by the coding sequence ATGACCGCACAGGCCGAGAGCGACCGTCCGGACGCGCACGGAGACGTGCACGACGGTCTGCACAGCGAGCAGGGCGCGATCCGCGGCGACCGGCCGCACCGCGCCACGAACCCGGTGATCAAGGTCGAGGACATCGCCTGGCTGGAGTTCGAGAAGCCCGACCTCGACGCCGCGGAGCGGTTCGCCCACGACTTCGGCTTCGTCACCGCGGCCCGGACCGCGGACACGCTCCACCTGCGCGGTGCGCTGGCCGGCACGCAGTGCGTCGTGATCCGCCGGGGGCGGGGATCGCGCTTCGTCGGGCCGACGTTCCGGGCCGCCGACGTCGCCGACGTGCACCGGCTGGCGAAGGCGACGAACGGCGCGGCGTACGAGCTCCGGGAGCCCGGCGGTGGTGTCGGGGTCGACCTGGTCGACCCGTCGGGCGTCCCGCTGCGCGTCGTCGCCGGTGTGGCCGAGCTACCGGCGCTGCCGCTGCAGCGGCCCCTGACGGTGAACGCGGGCGGCGCGGTCGAGCGCGCGAACGCGACGCAGCGGCCGCCGCGGGAGCCGGCCCGCATCGAGCGGCTCGGCCACGTGGTGCTGGAGTCGGCCCGGTTCACCCAGGCACTCGACTGGTACCAGCAGCACCTGGGCCTGATCGTGAGCGACTTCCTGTACTTCCCGGGGCAGCGCGACCGGGGCCCGACGATGGCGTTCATCCGCTGCGACCGCGGCGCCACCCCCACCGACCATCACACCTTGGCCATGACGCTGGGCCCCGGCCGCACGTACATCCACTCGGCCTACCAGGTCGCCGATCTCGACGCGCTCGCCGCCGGCGGCGAGTACCTGACGGAGCACCGCTACAAGCGCTCCTGGGGCATCGGCCGGCACATCGAGGGCAGCCAGATCTTCGACTACTGGCGTGACCCGGACGGGTTCCTGGTCGAGCACTTCACCGACGGCGACATGTTCGACAACACCCTCGAGCCGGGCTGGACGCCGATGACCGCCAGCGGCCTGGCCCAGTGGGGGCCCGCGGTGACCCGGGACTTCCTCGAGGTCAACCCGTCGATGATCAAGCAGATCGTGTCGGCCCTCACGGCCGGCGACAACGAGTTCACCGCCCGGCGGCTGCTGGGCATGATCTCGATGTCCCGTTCGTGA
- a CDS encoding MerR family transcriptional regulator has translation MRIGEVAARAGVSVRALRYYEQQGLLHSTRNPARQRVYPAGAVERVRLIQRLYSSGLPSRTIRDVLPFADSGEVAPELVDLLEAERDRLDQRMRELQEARERLHVCISEALREDFPPS, from the coding sequence GTGCGGATCGGGGAGGTCGCCGCGCGGGCGGGGGTCAGTGTCCGGGCTCTGCGTTACTACGAGCAGCAGGGCCTGCTGCACTCCACGCGTAACCCCGCCAGACAGCGCGTGTACCCGGCGGGCGCCGTCGAACGGGTCAGACTGATCCAGCGGCTCTACTCCTCGGGGCTGCCCAGCAGGACCATCCGCGACGTGCTTCCCTTCGCTGACTCCGGCGAGGTGGCACCCGAGTTGGTCGACCTCCTCGAAGCGGAACGTGACCGGCTCGACCAACGGATGAGAGAACTGCAGGAGGCGCGCGAGCGGCTGCACGTGTGCATCTCCGAAGCGCTGCGAGAGGACTTTCCGCCGTCCTGA
- a CDS encoding PucR family transcriptional regulator, whose translation MDLHPAGRHTSAMADPETRSAPEALEPFVRWLDLHGAVRFAGLADQLCSEIPALGTDTESVTAMRASVLSHLGVMRQSLLGVDGHPALPREARDFARRMATRNTPLSAVLRSYELGHAAVWNAFTDYLRGQEEWPISRRATVLEDGSVRLFAYMQAMTGQTIEVYNAIRDEIEKSAHFGRSEIVREVLAGSGGTAELEQLLGYRVDDLHIGYVARSSEPARSAEVAEAVRREMQPLARQHLAVSQDPETVHGWFTPIDDTAFAVLGGREPSGPLRIAFGSPRRGHTGFIVTHQEALLVAGSGLLSRRSCVLRFPDVAVTLLASRDSALMTRFVDDHLGPLIRHDDAERLIDTLRLYLDSLGSPRHCGRVLGVHPNTVIQRVQRAEVILGRPVSPSDLSLRVALHLIEMTTAEQLLG comes from the coding sequence GTGGACCTGCACCCGGCCGGGAGACATACTTCGGCCATGGCAGACCCGGAGACCCGCTCTGCTCCTGAGGCGCTGGAGCCCTTCGTCCGTTGGCTCGACCTGCACGGAGCGGTCCGCTTCGCCGGACTCGCCGATCAACTCTGCTCCGAGATCCCCGCGCTCGGAACCGACACCGAGTCCGTCACGGCCATGCGGGCGTCCGTGCTCTCCCATCTCGGCGTCATGCGGCAATCGCTGCTCGGCGTGGACGGGCATCCGGCGCTCCCGCGGGAGGCCCGCGACTTCGCTCGCCGGATGGCCACCCGCAACACTCCGCTGTCGGCGGTGCTGCGGTCCTACGAGCTGGGACATGCCGCCGTGTGGAACGCATTCACCGACTACCTCCGCGGCCAGGAGGAATGGCCGATCTCCCGTCGCGCCACGGTGCTGGAGGACGGCTCGGTCCGGCTGTTCGCCTACATGCAGGCGATGACCGGACAGACGATCGAGGTGTACAACGCGATTCGCGACGAGATCGAGAAGAGTGCCCATTTCGGGCGTAGCGAGATCGTCCGCGAAGTGCTCGCCGGATCGGGCGGAACCGCCGAGCTCGAGCAGCTCCTCGGCTACCGCGTGGACGACCTGCACATCGGCTACGTCGCCCGGAGCTCCGAACCCGCCCGTTCCGCCGAGGTCGCCGAGGCCGTCCGCCGCGAGATGCAGCCACTCGCCCGGCAGCACCTGGCGGTGTCGCAGGACCCCGAGACCGTGCACGGATGGTTCACGCCGATCGATGACACCGCGTTCGCCGTACTGGGAGGTCGGGAGCCGTCGGGCCCGCTCCGGATCGCCTTCGGCAGCCCTCGCCGGGGTCATACCGGATTCATCGTGACCCACCAGGAAGCCCTGCTGGTCGCGGGTTCCGGGCTCCTCTCACGCCGATCCTGCGTGCTCCGGTTCCCGGACGTCGCGGTCACCTTGCTCGCGTCCCGCGACAGTGCGCTCATGACGCGTTTTGTGGACGACCATCTCGGCCCGCTCATCCGCCACGACGACGCCGAGCGGCTGATCGACACTCTGCGGCTGTATCTCGACAGTCTCGGCAGCCCCAGGCACTGCGGCCGCGTGCTCGGAGTGCACCCCAACACCGTCATACAGCGAGTGCAGCGTGCCGAGGTCATCCTCGGCCGGCCCGTCAGCCCCTCCGACCTCTCGCTGAGGGTAGCCCTGCACCTCATCGAGATGACGACGGCTGAGCAGCTGCTCGGATGA
- a CDS encoding fumarylacetoacetate hydrolase family protein — translation MSTNLIRYDDGWGVVRGDDVLPLPGEYATTAEVLGEGVKAARELLADPDAPSVPLVDVTPLNPLPGARVYCQGANYRSHMVESGMDPDRAFNMLFTKSTASLSGAHDDIVTPPHVRLLDYEVELGLVIGAPVTGPVTVTGADLPDYVGAFVVANDVSARDVQLPQGQWYKGKSYRTFCPVGPYLCVPERAEVARWPELRLALTVNGERRQGSLAGDMVFEPAATLTEFSQLETFAVGDVILTGTPGGVAMQPPGAVTQKIAGLLPEARRWELFVRTQARSRAYLKPGDRVAASIRTDDGALDLGVQKNTVV, via the coding sequence ATGAGCACGAACCTGATCCGCTACGACGACGGCTGGGGCGTGGTCCGCGGCGACGACGTCCTGCCGTTGCCGGGCGAGTACGCCACCACGGCCGAGGTGCTCGGGGAGGGGGTGAAGGCCGCCCGCGAGCTGCTGGCCGACCCGGACGCCCCGTCCGTCCCGCTCGTCGACGTCACCCCGCTCAACCCGCTGCCGGGTGCGCGGGTGTACTGCCAGGGCGCGAACTACCGCTCGCACATGGTCGAGTCGGGAATGGACCCGGACCGCGCCTTCAACATGCTGTTCACGAAGTCGACGGCGTCGCTGTCCGGTGCCCACGACGACATCGTCACCCCGCCCCACGTCCGGCTGCTGGACTACGAGGTCGAGCTGGGCCTGGTCATCGGCGCCCCCGTCACCGGGCCCGTCACGGTCACCGGAGCCGACCTCCCGGACTACGTCGGGGCGTTCGTCGTGGCCAACGACGTCAGCGCGCGCGACGTCCAGCTGCCGCAGGGCCAGTGGTACAAGGGCAAGAGCTACCGCACGTTCTGCCCGGTCGGCCCGTACCTGTGTGTGCCCGAGCGGGCCGAGGTCGCGCGCTGGCCCGAGCTGCGCCTGGCCCTGACGGTCAACGGCGAACGGCGGCAGGGATCGCTCGCCGGCGACATGGTGTTCGAGCCCGCCGCGACGCTGACGGAGTTCTCGCAGCTCGAGACGTTCGCGGTCGGTGACGTCATCCTCACCGGCACGCCCGGCGGGGTCGCGATGCAGCCCCCGGGCGCGGTCACGCAGAAGATCGCGGGCCTGCTGCCCGAGGCCAGGCGGTGGGAGCTGTTCGTCCGGACCCAGGCCCGCAGCCGCGCCTACCTCAAGCCGGGCGACCGCGTGGCCGCCTCGATCCGCACTGACGACGGGGCCCTCGACCTGGGTGTCCAGAAGAACACGGTGGTCTAG